A region of Cucumis melo cultivar AY chromosome 2, USDA_Cmelo_AY_1.0, whole genome shotgun sequence DNA encodes the following proteins:
- the LOC103494266 gene encoding uncharacterized protein LOC103494266, producing MSCLALALQPANGSDILLQTREWFPPPRALVALTSFRQTRLAFAATKHQSHHASTVLGDDSSLADSIASLGDDPLAASNGQVIVGAESRYRVVYRLVNGIYVLGITTADQDNSVNVFECIHIVNQAVSVVVTACRGVDVTPEKLSRKYAEIYMALDIVLRGVSNIRLAAMLASMHGDGLAKMVHSALDTENKIRGADNWNAMEVHSIEHQANVEAFSSARFELPAETLEAGDEIAATLAPVTQSVNEQQDQQQQKAEEPAVEQDPFAASDMINKPEELVGGFKKTKDPSATDLTMVLAGLEVPTLPPAEATQSTHIGVEGFEGNYGGIEFSTDQATMEETFEGFSDAWGGGLDPSEFVGPEKVKKTEGLGGLELLQTGPDGTKVAVADATGKGTPLENLVTKTEMKGPEMYIIEQISAEFRESLLARVGMMGVVYLKTLPPKTSDDKETEFSFRVEDTASVKRFVVQGSRVSSLGNGMFHVRTAPSNEPIPIIKYSLLPRLTPLPLRVRLIQRHRGTLLSVMIQYAANPDLPQPLNDVTFTLKLPVDPSLLQVSPKAILNRSEKELKWHVPEIPLKGSPGLLRARMPVDRNEEDEGEELEVVGYVKFSVQSYRTLSGISLRPATEGKTDFYETDHKFESGVYTCN from the coding sequence ATGTCCTGTTTAGCCCTTGCCCTGCAGCCTGCTAATGGATCTGATATCCTCCTTCAAACTCGTGAATGGTTCCCTCCTCCAAGAGCGTTAGTTGCCCTAACCTCCTTCCGCCAGACACGTTTGGCCTTCGCTGCCACCAAGCATCAGAGCCACCACGCATCCACCGTCCTTGGTGATGATTCTTCTCTCGCCGACTCTATTGCCTCTCTTGGTGATGATCCTTTGGCTGCCTCTAATGGTCAGGTTATTGTCGGTGCGGAAAGCCGTTACCGAGTTGTATATCGCCTTGTCAATGGCATCTATGTTCTTGGGATTACCACTGCTGATCAAGATAATTCTGTTAATGTCTTTGAATGTATCCATATTGTAAACCAAGCCGTTAGCGTCGTTGTTACGGCCTGTCGTGGTGTTGATGTCACTCCCGAGAAGCTTAGCCGGAAATACGCTGAGATTTATATGGCGTTGGATATTGTTCTTAGGGGTGTCAGCAATATTCGGCTTGCGGCAATGCTTGCTTCGATGCACGGGGATGGTCTTGCGAAAATGGTTCATTCGGCTCTTGATACGGAGAACAAGATTCGTGGGGCTGATAATTGGAATGCTATGGAGGTTCACTCGATTGAACATCAAGCCAATGTGGAGGCATTTTCGAGTGCACGATTTGAGTTACCCGCGGAGACTCTTGAAGCTGGGGATGAAATCGCAGCAACTCTTGCTCCTGTTACTCAGAGTGTGAATGAGCAACAGGATCAGCAGCAGCAGAAGGCTGAGGAGCCCGCTGTTGAACAGGATCCATTTGCGGCTAGTGACATGATTAACAAGCCTGAAGAGCTGGTGGGCGGGTTCAAGAAGACCAAGGATCCTTCTGCTACGGATTTGACTATGGTGTTGGCGGGTCTTGAGGTCCCAACATTGCCACCTGCAGAAGCCACCCAATCAACACATATTGGCGTCGAGGGATTCGAAGGAAACTATGGTGGTATAGAATTCAGTACTGATCAAGCTACAATGGAAGAAACGTTTGAGGGCTTCAGCGATGCTTGGGGTGGAGGATTAGATCCATCTGAGTTCGTGGGTCCTGAGAAGGTTAAAAAAACAGAAGGCCTCGGTGGCTTGGAACTCTTGCAGACCGGACCTGATGGAACGAAAGTAGCTGTTGCTGATGCTACTGGTAAAGGAACGCCACTTGAAAATTTGGTGACTAAGACTGAAATGAAGGGTCCCGAAATGTATATCATAGAACAAATTAGTGCAGAGTTCAGAGAATCACTGTTGGCAAGAGTAGGAATGATGGGAGTCGTATATTTGAAAACTTTGCCACCCAAAACTTCGGATGATAAAGAAACAGAGTTTTCATTTCGTGTTGAGGATACTGCTTCAGTTAAGAGATTTGTTGTGCAGGGTTCTCGTGTTAGCAGTCTTGGAAATGGAATGTTTCACGTGCGTACAGCACCTTCAAATGAACCCATACCAATTATTAAGTATAGTTTGCTACCTAGATTAACCCCATTGCCTTTGAGAGTTCGTCTCATACAGCGCCATAGGGGGACTTTACTCTCTGTGATGATTCAATACGCTGCGAACCCTGATTTGCCGCAACCTTTGAATGACGTGACTTTTACTCTAAAACTACCAGTTGATCCTTCATTGTTACAGGTGTCTCCAAAAGCTATATTGAATAGGTccgaaaaagaattaaaatggcATGTCCCTGAGATTCCTTTGAAGGGTTCTCCAGGTCTGTTGAGAGCAAGGATGCCTGTGGATAGGAACGAGGAAGATGAAGGAGAAGAACTTGAAGTGGTTGGTTATGTGAAATTTTCAGTTCAGAGTTATAGAACACTATCCGGGATTTCTTTACGGCCAGCTACTGAGGGTAAGACGGACTTCTACGAGACAGATCACAAGTTTGAGTCTGGAGTCTATACGTGCAACTGA